A part of Pseudomonas lutea genomic DNA contains:
- a CDS encoding YeeE/YedE family protein, with protein sequence MSLPLSLAPQRKLGAPLIAFFLLVVGALFLQSAVGGRQVLLLIVGAALGLTLYHAAFGFTSAWRVFINERRGAGLRAQMVMLAVAVVLFFPALGAGTLFGTPVTGLVAPAGVSVVFGAFIFGIGMQMGGGCASGTLFTVGGGNARMLVTLLFFIIGSLIATHHVDWWFSLPSFPATSIVKSFGVIPALLISLALFATIAWVTVRLEKRRHGDLEAAVSSEHVGVRRFLRGPWPLVWGAVALALLNYATLVLAGRPWGITAAFALWGAKVAGGLGVDVASWPFWQMPANAKALAAPVWEDITTVMDIGIMLGAALAAGLAGRFAPSLKIPARSLMAAVIGGLLLGYGSRLAYGCNIGAYFSGIASGSVHGWLWLIAAFAGNAVGVRIRPFFFEGERRPTVLTGC encoded by the coding sequence ATGAGCCTTCCTCTATCCCTGGCGCCGCAGCGCAAGCTGGGCGCGCCGTTGATCGCCTTCTTTTTGTTGGTGGTCGGTGCACTGTTTCTACAATCTGCCGTGGGTGGCAGGCAAGTGTTGTTGCTGATCGTAGGCGCAGCGCTGGGTCTGACGCTTTATCACGCTGCCTTTGGTTTCACGTCCGCATGGCGGGTGTTCATCAATGAGCGGCGCGGCGCCGGCCTGCGCGCGCAGATGGTGATGTTGGCGGTTGCGGTCGTGTTGTTCTTTCCCGCATTGGGTGCAGGCACCCTGTTTGGAACGCCGGTGACCGGTCTGGTCGCCCCGGCGGGAGTGTCTGTTGTCTTCGGCGCGTTCATCTTCGGCATCGGCATGCAAATGGGTGGCGGCTGCGCGTCCGGCACGCTGTTTACCGTCGGTGGGGGAAACGCGCGGATGCTCGTGACCTTGCTGTTCTTCATCATCGGTTCGCTGATCGCGACTCACCATGTCGACTGGTGGTTCTCGTTGCCATCGTTTCCGGCGACGTCCATCGTGAAAAGTTTTGGGGTGATCCCCGCATTGCTCATCAGCCTGGCGCTGTTTGCAACTATCGCCTGGGTCACCGTCAGGCTTGAAAAGCGTCGGCATGGCGATCTGGAAGCTGCTGTCTCGAGCGAACACGTTGGTGTGCGGCGCTTTTTGCGCGGTCCGTGGCCTCTGGTGTGGGGAGCGGTGGCACTCGCGCTGCTCAACTACGCCACGTTGGTATTGGCCGGTCGGCCGTGGGGTATTACCGCAGCGTTCGCACTCTGGGGTGCAAAGGTGGCCGGTGGTCTGGGTGTTGATGTGGCGAGCTGGCCGTTCTGGCAGATGCCGGCAAACGCCAAGGCATTGGCAGCGCCAGTCTGGGAAGACATCACCACCGTCATGGACATCGGCATCATGCTGGGTGCCGCATTGGCGGCAGGCCTTGCAGGACGATTCGCCCCAAGCTTGAAAATCCCGGCGCGCTCGCTGATGGCCGCTGTCATTGGTGGTTTGTTGCTGGGCTACGGTTCGCGGCTGGCGTACGGCTGCAACATCGGCGCCTACTTCAGCGGTATTGCTTCGGGTAGCGTGCATGGATGGTTGTGGCTGATCGCTGCCTTCGCCGGCAACGCGGTGGGTGTGCGCATCCGCCCGTTCTTCTTTGAAGGCGAGCGGCGCCCCACTGTTTTGACAGGGTGCTGA
- a CDS encoding PLP-dependent aminotransferase family protein: MQVPVLSLAFDFAGVQLDPRQGLSRQLYQALRQRVLDGRLESGMRLPASRDLASALGISRNSVMRAYDQLLAEGFIEGRVGDGTYVAQLDKDTKHEKKLSTKLSTGLTTSLPTGLSTSRPFLAPDPDNAVIPKPGIQRLNLHHLSAVKTGAPRAFRVGLPAVDLFPFAVWGKLQAAFWRRPDLHRLGYGDPAGERSLRELIAVYLKTSRGLHCSAEQIVITSGAQQAITLCAQLLLTPGDAVAVENPGYRAAGHAFGIAGATLRGVCVDNEGMCCRELDGTNCTLAYVTPSHQYPTGVTMSLSRRLELLAWAARTGGWIVEDDYDGEYRYSGAPLAPLAALDKHGRVLYVGTFGKVAFPALRLGYLVLPRELVEPFSRRRAVDMRHSEVATQAVMAEFIAAGHFQRHIRRMRRASLSRRNALLAAWPDDIPGCGPMPTPVAGLHVAVKVDCMARERQLITLAESVGVEINPLSDYWLPDSATPMDQRAGLVLGFAAVPEPDIASALMRLRGVWPT; encoded by the coding sequence ATGCAAGTTCCCGTTCTTTCCTTAGCGTTCGACTTCGCCGGTGTTCAACTCGACCCAAGGCAGGGCTTGAGCCGTCAGCTGTATCAGGCGCTTCGCCAGCGAGTGCTGGATGGCAGGCTGGAGAGCGGTATGCGCCTGCCTGCCAGTCGTGATCTGGCTTCGGCGTTGGGTATATCGCGCAATAGCGTCATGCGCGCCTACGATCAGTTACTCGCCGAGGGGTTCATTGAGGGACGAGTTGGTGACGGCACGTATGTGGCGCAACTTGACAAGGATACGAAGCATGAAAAGAAACTATCCACAAAGTTGTCCACAGGGTTAACCACAAGCTTACCCACAGGTTTATCCACATCCAGACCGTTTTTAGCGCCCGATCCGGATAACGCAGTTATCCCCAAGCCCGGAATTCAGCGGCTGAACCTCCACCATCTGAGCGCGGTGAAAACGGGCGCTCCGAGGGCGTTTCGTGTCGGATTGCCGGCCGTTGATCTATTCCCGTTTGCTGTGTGGGGCAAGCTGCAAGCGGCTTTTTGGCGCCGGCCTGATCTTCATCGATTAGGTTACGGAGACCCTGCAGGAGAGAGGTCTTTACGGGAGCTGATTGCGGTTTATCTCAAAACCTCTCGCGGGTTGCACTGCTCGGCTGAGCAAATAGTGATCACCAGCGGCGCGCAGCAGGCGATTACCCTTTGTGCACAGCTGCTGTTGACGCCGGGCGATGCGGTGGCAGTTGAAAATCCGGGGTATCGTGCTGCGGGCCATGCGTTTGGTATAGCGGGCGCCACGTTGCGCGGAGTCTGCGTCGATAATGAAGGCATGTGCTGCCGGGAGCTTGATGGCACCAATTGCACGCTTGCTTACGTCACGCCTTCGCACCAATACCCGACGGGGGTCACGATGAGCCTGAGCCGCCGTCTGGAATTACTGGCCTGGGCGGCGCGCACGGGTGGCTGGATCGTTGAAGATGACTACGACGGAGAATACCGTTACAGCGGCGCGCCACTCGCACCCTTGGCCGCTCTCGATAAGCATGGGCGTGTTCTTTATGTGGGCACCTTCGGCAAGGTCGCATTTCCTGCGTTACGTCTGGGCTACCTGGTGCTCCCGCGGGAGCTGGTCGAGCCTTTTAGCCGGCGCCGTGCGGTCGATATGCGGCATTCAGAGGTTGCCACACAGGCGGTCATGGCTGAGTTCATCGCGGCCGGACATTTTCAGCGGCATATTCGCCGCATGCGCCGCGCTTCGCTCAGCAGGCGCAATGCGCTGCTCGCCGCCTGGCCAGACGATATTCCCGGATGCGGCCCGATGCCAACGCCCGTTGCGGGGCTGCACGTCGCGGTTAAGGTGGACTGCATGGCGCGGGAGCGACAATTAATAACGCTCGCGGAAAGTGTGGGCGTCGAGATCAACCCACTCAGCGATTACTGGTTGCCCGACTCTGCTACCCCGATGGATCAAAGAGCGGGCCTGGTGCTTGGGTTTGCGGCGGTGCCGGAGCCAGATATCGCATCAGCGTTAATGCGACTGCGTGGGGTATGGCCAACGTGA